GCGTCGCGAGTAGCTGCCGACGGAGCGATGCACTGCGGGTCCCCTCCTGCTGCGTACTCGCGGCTGCGGGCTGCCCGGCCCCGGCCTCACCCTGGCTTCGCCTCACCGTAACTCCGGCCCGGCTTCGAACACAATCCCTCACCTGCTGGGACGGGCATTGCCCAAAGTCCGCCGAGCCGTTAGCGTGAGCCCTGGTTATGAGCGTCAGCGACAAGCCCTGGTTGGCTGACCAGCAACCCTCGTCCGCGGTGGGGTGCTCCAGGTGACGACCCGACAGGACAGCTCCGTCCTGTAAGCGCGAGGCCCGCAGG
The Streptacidiphilus albus JL83 genome window above contains:
- a CDS encoding putative leader peptide; protein product: MRPGPGSPQPRVRSRRGPAVHRSVGSYSRRHIDLQRSSSALCPVA